GGGCGTGGCGTTTGGCACGTCCCTCGCGGGCGTAGCCACCTCGGCCATGCTGGGGCTGCTGTCGGCGCTGGCGCGGCGCGAACGCCTGCTGGCCGGCCAGCAGCTGGACGCGCGCGCCGCCACCGCGCTGCGCGCGTATTCGCCCGCCTTCCAGCGCGAAGAATCGTTTGCGCTGATGCGCCAGCAGGCCGAGGCGCTGCCCCTGCTGGCCGAGCGCCTGCAAACGCTGGCCACCCAGCTGGAGGCGCAAAACGGCACCCTGCAAGAACGCCTGCTGGCCGGGCAAGAGCGCTTTCACCAGCAGGCCGAATCGGCCTACACCGGGCTGGCCGCGTCGGTAGGCCGGTCGCTCCAAGACAGCCTGGAAGGCAGCGCCCGCGCCGCCAGCGCCGCGCTGCAGCCGGCTGTCGAAGCCACGCTGGCCGGCCTGGCGCGCGAAACCAGCGCGCTGCAAACCAGCGTGTCGGCCGGCGTTCAGCACCACCTGGACAGCCTCGCGCAGCGCTTTGACGCGCACAACGCCGACGTCGCCCGCCACTGGCAGCAGGCGCTGGCCGGCCAGCGCCAGACGCACGAGGCGCTCACCACCCGCCTGCACGACACGCTGGCGGGCTTTGGCAGCGGCTTTCAACAAAGCTCGGCCCAACTGGTTGACCAGCTGGCCGCGCAGCTGGCGGGCGCCACCGGCGCGCTGGCCGAGCGCAGCCAGGCGCTGCTGACCCAGCAGACCGAAGCCCACCACGCCCAGGCCGAGCACCTGCAGCGCCAGCTGAGCGACACCACCACCCAGCTGGCGGGCCACACCGCGCAGCTGCTGCAAGGCGCCCAGCAAGCCCTGGCCGACAGCCAGACGCAAGCCGCCGCCCGCGACGCCGAGCAACTGCAAGCCTGGCGCGATGCCCTGGCCGAGCACCAGCGCACCACGCAAGCGCTGGGCACCGACACGCGCGACGCGCTGAGCGCCACCGCCCAGCACTTTGAGCAGCAGGTGCGCAGCCTGCAAGACGGCGTGACCCAGGCCCACGCCGCGCTGCAAGCCCACGCCGCCGAGCGCGACGCCCAGCAGCTGCAAGCCTGGCGCGACGCGCTGGCCGAGCACCAGCGCACCACGCAGGCCCTGGGCGCCGAGACACGCGACGCACTCAGCGGCACCGCCGAGCGCTTTGCCCAACAAGTCGACACCTTGCAAGAAGGCGTGGCCCAGGCGCACGCCGCGCTGCAAGCGCACGCCGCCGAGCGCGACGCGCAGCAGCTGGCCGCCTGGACCACCTCGCTGATGCAGCACACCCAGGCCAGCCAGGACCTGGCCAGCCGCACCCAAGACGCCCTGGCCGCCGCCGCCGCGCAGTTCGCCGAGCAAACCAGGTTGGTGAATGAAAACGCCGACCAGCGCTATAGCCACCTGCGCGAGCAGCTATCAGAACAAGAGCAAATCCGCCTGGCCACCTGGCAGCAATCGCTGACCGACATGGCCGCGCAGCTGCACCAGCAATGGCAGCAAAGCGGCGCCGACGGCGCGCGCCAGCAGCAGGCCGTGCTGGCCGCGCTGGCCGACACCGCGCAGACCATGGCCAGCCAATCTGCCACGCAGGCGGCCAGCACGCTGGGCGAAATCAACCGCCTGCTGGACGCCGCCGCCGCCGCGCCGCGCGCCGCCGCCGAGGTGATTGGCGAGCTGCGCGACAAGCTCACCGACAGCATGGCGCGCGACAACGCCATGCTGGACGAACGCGCCCGCGCGCTGGACACGCTGGGCGCGCTGCTGGAGCGCGTCAACCACGCGTCGTCCGAGCAGCGCCAGGCCATCGACCAGCTG
This genomic interval from Ottowia oryzae contains the following:
- a CDS encoding DUF802 domain-containing protein encodes the protein MNRFLSFASFALPTLAGLVAVLWVGAGYAGSYPLALAVTVLIGAFFLVGVAELYRYRQATQTLTGALAGLSEPASPLADWLSQIDPALRQPVRQRVEGERAGLPAPSLTPYLAGLLVLLGMLGTFAGMVVTLRGTGQALQSATDLAAVRASLAAPVMGLGVAFGTSLAGVATSAMLGLLSALARRERLLAGQQLDARAATALRAYSPAFQREESFALMRQQAEALPLLAERLQTLATQLEAQNGTLQERLLAGQERFHQQAESAYTGLAASVGRSLQDSLEGSARAASAALQPAVEATLAGLARETSALQTSVSAGVQHHLDSLAQRFDAHNADVARHWQQALAGQRQTHEALTTRLHDTLAGFGSGFQQSSAQLVDQLAAQLAGATGALAERSQALLTQQTEAHHAQAEHLQRQLSDTTTQLAGHTAQLLQGAQQALADSQTQAAARDAEQLQAWRDALAEHQRTTQALGTDTRDALSATAQHFEQQVRSLQDGVTQAHAALQAHAAERDAQQLQAWRDALAEHQRTTQALGAETRDALSGTAERFAQQVDTLQEGVAQAHAALQAHAAERDAQQLAAWTTSLMQHTQASQDLASRTQDALAAAAAQFAEQTRLVNENADQRYSHLREQLSEQEQIRLATWQQSLTDMAAQLHQQWQQSGADGARQQQAVLAALADTAQTMASQSATQAASTLGEINRLLDAAAAAPRAAAEVIGELRDKLTDSMARDNAMLDERARALDTLGALLERVNHASSEQRQAIDQLVGGSAEVLERTAARFAERLEADSTRLAEAAAHIGAGATEIASLGDAFGQAVQAFGESNTLLTGHLQQLDDTLAKSIARSDEQLAYYVAQAREVIDLSLSSQQQIMGDLQRLARERASELSAARGAAGAAGAAGAASTSGAAGVADTGEGAAA